The Gossypium hirsutum isolate 1008001.06 chromosome A03, Gossypium_hirsutum_v2.1, whole genome shotgun sequence genome contains the following window.
TTCATATCTTTATCAAGAAGAAACAAGCCAACAGTTACTAATATGCAGCTTCTGAAgcaaaaccattgttttcttATCTTGTAATTCACCCACACCATTGTAGATTACAGTATATAATGCAGAGATTCAGAATTTTTGTTCAAAATGGTTAGTTTCTTGAATCTAATATTAGttacaatttcatacaaataaaGACTTTGAACAAGCAGTTTTTGCCTATCATTCAAAACCTCTTATCATGTCAAACAATACTATAATCAAACACTTTCAAACCCCCAAAAGAAAACTATATAAAAGATTCAAATTGAAAACCTTCTCTTTTATCCTTGATCAGGCCTTTCATTTTTCCTGGTGAATTGGTCTTATTCTCAAGCAAGACCCAAATCcttgaaaaaaatcaaacaaatgaaAGCCTAAGTGATTCAGCTCCCAAATTGGCTTGGACTCATCTCATCTAGTCATCTTTGGAATTGGACAGATAGTTTCGAATTTCATTTTTCCTTCCTGAGATCATATAGTTAATTTGGAACAAAaggattaaaaataatttgagttGTTTTAAGACTGAATATAACTGTACATAATATTAAAGAAGAAACACCAGATAATATATAGCACCTGAACACATATTTATCTGCCATGTTAATCACAATAGAAGCTGCATTCTAAAACTTAGTTTATAAACCAACTTGTCCAAACAGTGGTGAAAGTCAGAGATGATTAAAAGCTTAGTTGCATAAAGATATTATCTCTCTCAGAAGgtagatatattttttatgtcTATCCAATCATAATAGTTATCAACTAATGATAGCTAAAACAAATTGAAGCCTATTGTCTGGGAAGTGGATTGAATCCAAATGCTACAATATTTATCCCCACAATTCAAAGCCTTCGGTACAGAAAAGTATACCTGACGACCAGCATCACTGCTATTATCAATCTCTTGAAGTCATCATCAGACAGATCCATGTGAAGTAGATATCGATATGAGATATCTAAAAGCATAACAGCCTGGAGATAAAGACGTCTCAATCTAAGTAGACTCTTTTGGGGGTCAATCATgcttaagaaattataaaaaccCATCAATCCAGAGTTAAGTAAATTAGaaccacacttttttttttcctttttacgtAATCTATCTATAACATGTGGGCCATTGGACCACTTCCATTACCTTCCAGACATGCCTAACTCGCCACTTTCCTAACCACATGGTTTTGTTCCCTACATGTAGTTGATTCATTCAAAGCACTGCTTTTGAACTTTGGTATATGTATCTATGTATGTATGTACGTGTATATATTCGTTTCCcagatatcttttttttttcattgttctatatatatatatattcatccatCTTCAGTTTTCATCAGTGCAGCACAAGAAACGCTTTTCAGTTCCCTAAGATCTTTTAGATTCACTTCCTCCTCCCGTCCTACTCAATATTCTCCCTTGTTTTACAGAAGCAAACAAGATGATCAGTGCAAAGAAGCTTATCAAGTTGGCAAGGAAATGGCAAAAAAATGCAGCCATTAAGAGAAAAAGAATCACATTCTCGAGCACAGCATTAATGGTGGAGAAGGGTCACTTTGTGGTGTATAGCGCTGATGAGAAGCGCTTTATGCTTCCTTTGGAATATCTGAAGAACGAAATAGTGATGGAGTTGTTCAACTTGGCAGAAGAAGAATTTGGAATTTCAAGCATTTATGGACACCTCACGTTGCCCTTTGATTCAACCTTCATGGAATATGCAATTGGATTGATCAAAAGGAAAGCAAGTAAAGAAGTGGAGAAAGCATTGATTATGTCTATAGTTAATGCCCGTTGCGCATCATCATCATCGTTGAATCTCTCTCAGCAAGAAACACGCCAACAGTTACCAATATGGAGTTTCTAAAgcattttctttttccaattttgTAAACGATAACATCATTCTACATTAAGATATATAATGAGAAAGCTCCCATTTTTTGTTTCATGTTTAGTTGTCTGCTTCCATGGCTACTACTCTTTTTAACTTTCACTACCCTATAACCTTAAAACGACTGCATGAATCTCTTGCTTGGTCCTTTCTGAGAAGCAGAAGACCCAAATCCACCTTGGTGGGTATGGACGAAGCAACAAATGGATATTCTAAAACTGGTTCATTTCGATAAGGGCCTCGGGTTCATCCCAGATTATTTCTATCTGCTCCACAGTGTATTAGATTACTTTAAACACGTCGATTCTGATCCAAACCCAAAAGCTCAATTGATTAATCTGAATTTGAATCTAACTCAATTCTACTTAAtcataaaatatgaataaattacaCTATTAGTCACCGAATTATTAATaggtttttattttggtcactcaactaaaAGCAGGTATAATTTGTCACTGAATTACCAAAAGTTTTGATTGCACCAATCAAAAGTTTTCTTTTAAGTATTTTCCCTTGTGATTCAGCCTTTATGGAATATGCAATTTTTTTGATCAAAGGGCATGGGACTAGAGATATGAAGAAAGCATTGCTTATGTCCATTGTAATACTGTAGTCTTAGatttaaaacattcaaatcaATTATTTATTATCTTCACTTTGGCTttcatttgtttgattttttCAAGGATTTGGATCTTGTTTGAGAACAAGACCAATTTACTAGGAAAAAGGAAAGGCAGGCCAAATCAAGGACTAAAAGAGAAGGATTTCAATTTGAATCTTATATATAGTTTTCTTTTTGGGGTGGAACTGTTCAACAAGGTACTGTTTGACATGATAATTAGTCTTTAGTTGTATGAAATTGTGTGACTAATATTATACCAGAAGTTATTTCCATGTCAAGATTCAAGAAAACTAAACATGTGAAACAAGAATTCTGACTCTTTTGCATTATGTACTTTATCTACAATGGAATGGGTTGAATTACAAGATGAGAAAAAAAAGGTTTTGCTTCAGTAGCTGCATATTGGTAACTGCTGGCTTGTTTCTTGTTGATAAAGAAACGAAGATATGCAATGATCACTGGCTATAGAAAGAATCAGTGCTTGCTCCACATCTTTACTTGGTTTCCTTTTGATCAAAGCAATTACATATTCCATAAAGGTTGCATCACAAGGCACGATGAGAGCCCCATTACTTGATAGACCAGACTCTTCTGCCAAGTCGAACAGCTCCATTACTATTTTGTTCTTCAAATATTCCAATGGAAGCACAAAGCGCTTCTCATCTGCGCTGTATACCACAAAGTGACCTTTCTTGACCGCTGATGATGTGCTGCAACTGGTTGTGTCAACAACATCACCACTAGTTCTTGAGAAGGTGATTCTTTTTCTCTTAATGGCTGCCATTTTTTGCCATTTCCTTGCTAATTTGATGAGTTTCTTTGCACTGATCATCTTGTTTGCTTTTGTAAAACAAGGGAGAATATTTAGTTGGACAAGAGGAGGAAGTGAATGAAAAGATCTTAGGAAACTGGAGAGCTTTCGTTGTGCTGAGCCGATGAAAACGGGGATtggatgaatatatatacacacacacaaacTGGCATCCCAAAggtgttgggtatgggtcccactatgtgggaaacccatattttctggcacaaatgttttgtcttccttttcttttgttttttgtcaaaagccaattttttggcttATTAACAGGGAATGGGCAGAAATTTTTCGGCAGAGAGAGctaaagagtaaaaaaaaaaaaaaatagagagaaagagaatagaaaaaatcagtttttcaagcttggtgcagcagtgatcaactcttcgatcgaaggtccatccgtggttcgattgagctgatttttggacagcagctaggtgataaggtgttcttgactttgtacggtcggatttttcatccgagtcttgtagcgtcggaaatacccatttttcagcagctacgtttttggtgatgttctctcatttttctctcttttgctaaagattacatgttgttagccttgtcggagttgaatgcttgttgtaggcttgatattgtgatcttgtagttgaacatttgatgatagtggagctctttatcggactctaaagtcccgtggtttttacccttaatttagaggggttttccacgtaaaaatatcggtgtctctatttatttttgttgtggttgcattagttgatttgtggttgattgaggttgctagagaacatatcttgtgctattgtgcttgccataatttttacaggagttataaggagagaaagaacaccggttgtgctttcgctttgtttcggttgttcggtttcttcccaacaaactggtaccagagcttggttattgtgtcagataattatggaaattaatacgagcaagatgattatgttgaatggcacaaattatcaactttggcgga
Protein-coding sequences here:
- the LOC107908148 gene encoding auxin-responsive protein SAUR67, with amino-acid sequence MISAKKLIKLARKWQKNAAIKRKRITFSSTALMVEKGHFVVYSADEKRFMLPLEYLKNEIVMELFNLAEEEFGISSIYGHLTLPFDSTFMEYAIGLIKRKASKEVEKALIMSIVNARCASSSSLNLSQQETRQQLPIWSF
- the LOC121222433 gene encoding auxin-responsive protein SAUR62; protein product: MISAKKLIKLARKWQKMAAIKRKRITFSRTSGDVVDTTSCSTSSAVKKGHFVVYSADEKRFVLPLEYLKNKIVMELFDLAEESGLSSNGALIVPCDATFMEYVIALIKRKPSKDVEQALILSIASDHCISSFLYQQETSQQLPICSY